The DNA sequence TGAGCTTGTACGGCTCATGGAGGAGGGCAGCTGATGTTATACTGGATTCTGTACCCCCTGAGAGATTCCATTTCACTCTTCAACCTTTTCGGGTACATCACATTCCGGGCTGCAGGAGCCACTGTAACCGCATTGATAATTGCGTTTGCAGCAGGACCTGCTGTGATAAGATTTCTGAAAAGACATCAGATCGGTCAAACTGTTCGAGATGATGGTCCGGAAAGTCATTTTAAAAAGCGGGGAACTCCCACAATGGGAGGACTTCTCATACTTATGTCAGTACTGATACCGGTTCTCCTCTGGGGTGTACTTGGAAACAGAGCACTCATGGTTGTTCTTATCTCAACAATATGGATGGGATTAATCGGTTTGCTGGATGATTACCTGAAAGTAGTCAGGCATTGTTCAAAAGGATTGATCGGGAAGTACAAACTTATTGGTCAATTTGTGCTTGGCATCGCGCTCGGCGCATGGCTCTGCTTCAGCCCGGTAGCTCAGGGAGATCAGCCTTCTCATCCGTCGATTGTTCCTTCTATTCGAACAATTGATCTTGAATCGAAAGATGAAATAGACATAACTTCTACAGAAACAGCTGTTCCATTCCTGAAGGGAATCCGGATAGATCTGGGAATCTGGTACATCCTGTTTGTCGCTCTGGTTCTTGCAGGGAGTGCTAATGCCGTCAATTTGACAGACGGGCTTGATGGTCTGGCCACAGGAGTGAGCCTGATTTCAATTATTGCTTTCGGTGTGATGGCTTACGTGCTGGGGCATATCAGATTTGCTGATTATCTCCAGTTATCATACCTGCCCGGCGTTGGTGAAGTTTCAGTATTTGCCGGGGCGATGGCTGGCGCATGCCTTGGTTTTCTATGGTTCAATGCTCCTCCAGCATCTGTATTTATGGGAGATACCGGTTCTCTGGCTCTCGGTGGAGCAATAGGGTCAATGGCCGTTGTCACGAAAAACGAATTGCTTCTTTTCCTGGTTGGCGGAGTCTTTGTTGCGGAAGTGTTGAGCGTGGTAATACAGGTAAGCTGGTTTAAACGGACGGGTAAACGTGTTTTTAGAATGGC is a window from the Candidatus Aegiribacteria sp. genome containing:
- the mraY gene encoding phospho-N-acetylmuramoyl-pentapeptide-transferase is translated as MLYWILYPLRDSISLFNLFGYITFRAAGATVTALIIAFAAGPAVIRFLKRHQIGQTVRDDGPESHFKKRGTPTMGGLLILMSVLIPVLLWGVLGNRALMVVLISTIWMGLIGLLDDYLKVVRHCSKGLIGKYKLIGQFVLGIALGAWLCFSPVAQGDQPSHPSIVPSIRTIDLESKDEIDITSTETAVPFLKGIRIDLGIWYILFVALVLAGSANAVNLTDGLDGLATGVSLISIIAFGVMAYVLGHIRFADYLQLSYLPGVGEVSVFAGAMAGACLGFLWFNAPPASVFMGDTGSLALGGAIGSMAVVTKNELLLFLVGGVFVAEVLSVVIQVSWFKRTGKRVFRMAPIHHHFELLGWMESKVVVRFWIIAAILGLLGLTTLKIR